Proteins encoded by one window of Porphyromonas vaginalis:
- a CDS encoding type I restriction-modification system subunit M — MNKQKIKLSQLEGLLKGVADDLRGKMDAADYKEYIMGMLFLKRMSDVFDQKREEVRRQFEHLPKEAINQLLEDKGTYGDTFFVPKRARWNEGWIDEEGHEVPPIKHLKESIGAYLNKALWAIEDENPETLSGIFKERINFNRQVDGKPVVKNADLEKIIKRFNDFPALINENFEFPDLLGTAYEYILKFFADEAGKKGGQFYTPGQVVRLLVQLLELKEGMKICDPTVGSGGMLIQCHQWLEEQGKNADNIELFGQENDPAVVALSRMNLILHNITKYRIEYCDTIAEPALVSNGQLIKFDRLIANPPFSQNYNRAEMRHPERFTYGFLPESGKKADLMFVQHMLSVCTSGGKVVVIMPHGVLFRGGKEKDIRRLMLTGKNADGTEAGVKHDVLEGVIGLPPQLFYGTGIPACVMVFNKQKPDALKDKVFFINADLEYKEGKKQNTLRPEDIEKITTTFLSKTEIPGYSRLVPMSEIADERNDFSLNIRRYVDNTPAPEAQDVKAHLVGGVPDSEIADIATRHAHKFSFIPKEIFKKRNANYSDFCITDKNEIKDIVEHDDSVLCKVSRMNKALEDWWQQGSKVFASLASNRQANLPAIRARLLGDIDHGLTPLGVLDRFQVSGIFVRWWDGIKYDLKTIRQRGWDIDLVNNDDFCYLIINKYFQAEQQRIDELQAQIARLESDLSVLVEEALELCEYEPEESEDGKETKITPKLAKEQIAIATEEIGETEAQPYNDKLKEITDKEAEIKQTKSDLQAAEEMLDTCVRLKCYGIDEEIAPITEKQEIAQKQLDELNLDLSLRIASIADRLDDITGLEQINKSVASLERRTKAAQKKLPTIEGKQLLSTIAVVKRSLKEVKKQDKGLRDTLEAIDSRIDQVRQLFKQMGGQVTDEECCELILQKHFSLVSTEMNHYLDTEKRALIAAYEHLFEKYAVSARQIAEERDAAMKSLNDALTALHYLD; from the coding sequence TTGAATAAGCAAAAGATAAAACTCAGCCAACTTGAAGGCCTACTAAAGGGTGTGGCCGATGACCTGCGCGGCAAGATGGATGCTGCCGACTATAAGGAGTATATCATGGGTATGCTCTTCTTGAAGCGCATGAGCGATGTGTTCGATCAGAAACGAGAAGAGGTGCGTCGCCAGTTTGAGCATTTGCCCAAAGAGGCAATCAATCAGCTTTTAGAGGACAAGGGTACCTATGGCGACACTTTCTTCGTGCCTAAACGTGCCCGTTGGAATGAGGGCTGGATTGACGAAGAAGGTCATGAAGTGCCTCCAATTAAGCACCTTAAAGAGAGTATAGGTGCTTATCTAAATAAGGCTTTATGGGCCATAGAGGATGAAAATCCGGAAACGCTGAGCGGCATTTTCAAGGAGCGCATCAACTTCAACCGTCAGGTTGATGGCAAACCAGTGGTAAAGAATGCCGATCTCGAGAAGATTATCAAGCGTTTCAACGATTTTCCTGCTTTGATTAACGAGAACTTTGAGTTCCCTGACTTGCTTGGAACTGCTTATGAGTATATTTTAAAGTTCTTTGCAGATGAAGCTGGTAAGAAAGGTGGGCAATTCTATACTCCTGGACAGGTGGTACGCCTACTGGTTCAGTTGCTGGAACTTAAAGAGGGCATGAAGATATGCGACCCTACTGTGGGATCCGGCGGTATGCTCATACAATGTCACCAGTGGTTAGAAGAACAGGGTAAAAACGCGGACAATATAGAATTATTCGGTCAAGAGAATGATCCTGCGGTGGTGGCTTTAAGTCGCATGAACCTCATTTTGCACAACATCACCAAATACCGTATAGAGTATTGTGATACCATTGCAGAGCCGGCTTTGGTGAGCAATGGCCAACTTATAAAGTTCGATCGATTGATAGCAAATCCGCCGTTTTCTCAAAACTATAACCGAGCAGAGATGCGACACCCTGAACGGTTCACCTACGGTTTCCTACCCGAAAGTGGTAAAAAGGCGGATCTTATGTTTGTACAGCATATGCTATCTGTTTGTACATCTGGCGGAAAGGTAGTCGTTATCATGCCGCATGGTGTATTGTTCCGTGGTGGCAAGGAGAAGGATATCCGTCGATTGATGCTCACTGGGAAGAATGCCGATGGCACAGAGGCCGGAGTGAAACACGATGTACTTGAAGGGGTAATCGGTCTTCCGCCCCAGTTGTTCTATGGTACAGGAATACCAGCTTGTGTGATGGTCTTCAACAAGCAGAAGCCTGATGCACTGAAAGACAAAGTGTTCTTTATCAATGCCGACCTTGAATACAAGGAGGGTAAGAAGCAGAACACACTGCGTCCTGAAGACATAGAGAAAATCACCACTACCTTCCTTTCAAAGACGGAAATACCCGGATATTCGCGCCTTGTGCCTATGAGCGAGATAGCCGATGAACGCAATGACTTCTCTCTCAATATCCGTCGGTACGTGGACAACACGCCCGCTCCGGAAGCACAAGACGTGAAGGCGCATCTCGTGGGTGGCGTACCCGATTCGGAGATAGCAGACATTGCCACACGTCATGCACATAAGTTCTCGTTCATTCCAAAGGAGATATTCAAAAAGCGGAATGCTAACTACAGCGATTTCTGTATCACAGACAAGAACGAGATTAAGGATATAGTCGAGCACGATGACAGCGTTCTTTGCAAGGTGAGCCGTATGAATAAAGCTTTAGAGGATTGGTGGCAACAGGGTAGCAAAGTCTTTGCTTCGCTTGCCAGCAACCGACAAGCCAATCTGCCTGCGATTCGTGCCCGTCTGTTGGGTGATATCGACCATGGGCTGACGCCCCTTGGTGTGCTCGACCGCTTTCAAGTGAGCGGTATATTTGTGCGTTGGTGGGATGGCATAAAGTATGACCTGAAGACCATTCGTCAACGTGGTTGGGATATCGACCTCGTAAATAATGACGATTTCTGCTACCTCATTATCAACAAATACTTCCAAGCGGAGCAACAACGAATAGATGAGTTGCAGGCACAGATTGCAAGGTTGGAAAGCGACCTTTCAGTGCTTGTAGAGGAAGCTCTTGAACTCTGCGAATATGAACCTGAGGAAAGTGAAGATGGCAAGGAAACGAAGATTACGCCCAAACTGGCCAAAGAACAGATAGCCATAGCTACGGAAGAAATCGGCGAGACTGAGGCGCAACCGTATAACGATAAGCTGAAAGAAATCACAGACAAGGAAGCTGAGATCAAGCAAACCAAGTCGGATTTGCAGGCGGCGGAGGAAATGTTGGATACTTGCGTCCGCCTGAAATGCTACGGCATTGATGAGGAAATAGCTCCTATCACCGAAAAGCAGGAGATTGCTCAAAAGCAGCTGGACGAACTTAATCTAGATCTCAGCTTACGCATCGCTTCCATAGCCGACCGCTTGGACGACATTACCGGCCTTGAACAAATAAACAAGTCGGTTGCTTCATTGGAGAGACGTACTAAAGCTGCTCAGAAGAAGCTACCCACTATCGAAGGTAAACAGTTGTTATCAACCATTGCTGTGGTAAAGAGATCACTCAAGGAAGTGAAAAAGCAAGACAAAGGACTTCGTGACACATTGGAAGCCATTGACAGTCGAATTGACCAAGTGCGTCAGCTTTTCAAACAGATGGGTGGCCAAGTGACTGATGAAGAATGCTGTGAGCTTATCCTACAAAAGCATTTCAGCCTCGTAAGCACAGAAATGAACCACTACCTTGATACCGAGAAACGTGCGCTCATTGCAGCTTACGAGCATCTGTTTGAGAAATACGCAGTATCAGCCCGTCAGATTGCTGAAGAGCGTGATGCTGCTATGAAATCGTTGAACGATGCGCTTACCGCACTACATTATTTAGATTGA
- a CDS encoding restriction endonuclease subunit S, producing the protein MSETKKHIPHGWDSQPIGALVTEQQKSNLNVSDATGEGKYPFFTSGEVVLRHSDNLVNGENLYLADGGIAEVKFYNGPAAYSNHTYVLKAKKQIVEGGYLYAFLDAHCSNIDYLYFQGTGLKNLQKKDFKSFSVLYPKDRSEQQRIVRLLTCLDEAIAKTEALIEKYRRIKQGMMHDLLTYGIDKDGNIRSPKTHRFKPSRLGMIPEEWECSSIGEKCYVTKLAGYEFTKYIHYQDHGEIVALRALNIKHEKIVLDDVRYISRETSNLLSRSKLYAGDILITYIGAYIGDIAQVRENDRFHLAPNIAKIVAGEDILSDFLENILRSEKVQFYFKKLITTTANPSLTMGQIRSSYIVYPKDKLEQKIICERIRNINNIIYKEKASLAKLCAERQGLLNDLLTGKVRIPETVNI; encoded by the coding sequence ATGAGCGAAACAAAGAAACATATTCCGCATGGTTGGGACAGTCAGCCTATAGGTGCGCTCGTTACTGAACAGCAGAAGAGCAATCTCAATGTCAGTGATGCAACTGGTGAAGGGAAATATCCATTTTTTACAAGTGGAGAGGTTGTACTCAGGCACTCAGATAATCTCGTGAACGGTGAGAATTTATACCTTGCCGATGGAGGAATTGCGGAAGTTAAGTTTTATAACGGACCTGCTGCGTATTCAAACCATACATATGTTCTGAAAGCAAAAAAGCAGATTGTTGAAGGTGGTTACCTTTATGCTTTTCTCGATGCTCATTGTTCAAATATAGACTATCTCTATTTTCAGGGTACAGGATTAAAGAATCTTCAAAAGAAAGATTTTAAATCGTTTTCTGTATTATACCCAAAAGATAGGTCAGAGCAGCAACGCATTGTGCGATTGCTTACTTGTTTAGACGAGGCGATAGCCAAGACTGAGGCGCTGATTGAGAAATATCGTCGCATCAAACAAGGCATGATGCACGACCTGCTCACCTATGGCATTGACAAGGACGGAAATATCCGCTCGCCGAAAACTCATCGCTTCAAACCTTCACGTCTTGGAATGATTCCTGAGGAGTGGGAATGTTCTTCCATAGGTGAAAAATGTTATGTCACTAAATTAGCAGGATATGAATTTACAAAATATATTCATTATCAAGATCACGGTGAAATTGTAGCACTAAGAGCTCTTAATATTAAACATGAGAAGATTGTTCTTGACGATGTAAGATATATATCTCGCGAAACTTCAAATTTACTATCCAGATCTAAATTGTACGCAGGAGATATTTTAATTACATATATTGGGGCATATATAGGTGATATAGCCCAAGTACGAGAAAACGACAGGTTTCATCTTGCTCCTAATATAGCCAAAATTGTTGCGGGTGAAGATATACTATCAGACTTCTTAGAGAATATATTACGTTCCGAGAAAGTTCAATTTTACTTTAAAAAATTGATAACAACAACGGCTAATCCGAGCCTCACTATGGGGCAAATCCGCAGCTCTTATATAGTATATCCAAAAGATAAATTGGAACAAAAAATCATTTGCGAGAGGATTAGAAATATCAATAATATAATATATAAAGAAAAGGCTTCCCTTGCAAAACTCTGTGCCGAGCGACAAGGTCTTCTCAATGACCTCTTAACAGGCAAAGTCCGCATTCCCGAAACAGTAAATATTTGA
- a CDS encoding type I restriction endonuclease subunit R: MIKSNDNKYVGELGKAMKFDEKHSVEIPFMEQLRAQGWDEGDNEVLMLELGQTPEDSYRHSFREVVLMPKLKAAVRRINPWLTDGQMDDVITRITSFGSGKLLDNNREVLRLLLEGTTVARNEQTGDLSPEVRYIDFRHPENNVFTAISQFKVAIPATDNHIIPDAVLFVNGLPLVVVEAKSPKITEPIPEAIDQLMRYSEQRGYVGEGNQELFAYNQFLVATCRNQAMFGTITTHTIKYFYRWTDPYPMTVNDLQHGQSAPNDQQRLVAGMLTLQNLLDILRVFTIFKTDDKGKTIKVVGRYQQFRAVKKMAERLKKVKNKIERGGILWHTQGSGKSLTMMFLVRQMRIDAELATWKIVFVTDRTQLEEQLGETGTGIGLTLHKAECIDPLNPPKGNSLKELLKTDGSDLVMAMIHKFQETGELGKGMALFPELNTSDKVLIMTDEAHRSQYSLLGANLDRALPNATKIGFTGTPTAKTERLYKDYIDRYTMRESIDDGVTLEIIYQGFTHNAEVEDKTDADKKFEDVFSDYNLVERMQILGFGSRDAYLDSEVTIRTKAKSMMQHYVSQIFSGGFKAQIVANSRIAAARYKKAVEDALKEEIGKLEQDNPNHIDLETLRKVRAAVVISGDRNDPPEVKQYIDKTYHERSIKSFKLPFGAEDEEDNTIKGDVGIIIVYNMLTTGFDAPIEQVLYLDRVIIAHNLLQTIARPNRKGPEGKDYGFVVDYVGIGHHLREAILKTDEKQQQVDSGEIENIIAAIGNEEQLLKDLAEAHKAIMHFIKVEHGINDLTDEDAFYDLFYDETIRGTYIELYRKFSTAFNALLPAKEALNYYEDWVQLTEINALAMKHLGDGRLSMKGLPPKLLAIADAYLKNKGIEETVKPISIMDEDFMEETKKRKRDKTKATQVEHAIRNFIDINMDEDPELFASFSTAIEEILKNFKGNWKRIYDELEKLRQKILQRQQEPTYGLDRRTQMPFFRIFKAVLWDDRDLNEDEISQNVALTQAVALKLQTEIKLVGFWDNVMAQKRLKADLQNEVLLSKDFCSLPDMMQKYKQVISRIMEVARANHNHLISQ, from the coding sequence ATGATAAAGAGCAACGATAATAAGTATGTGGGTGAACTCGGCAAGGCTATGAAGTTCGATGAAAAACACAGCGTAGAGATACCCTTTATGGAGCAACTCCGAGCACAAGGCTGGGACGAGGGTGACAACGAAGTGCTGATGCTCGAGCTTGGACAAACCCCTGAAGATAGCTACCGCCATTCATTCCGAGAAGTGGTGCTCATGCCCAAGCTCAAAGCCGCAGTGCGCCGTATCAACCCGTGGCTCACTGATGGTCAGATGGACGACGTAATCACACGCATTACCAGCTTCGGCAGTGGCAAACTGCTTGATAATAACCGTGAAGTGCTGCGTCTGCTGCTCGAAGGTACCACCGTGGCACGCAACGAACAAACAGGTGATCTGTCGCCAGAAGTGCGTTACATTGACTTCCGCCATCCAGAAAACAACGTCTTCACCGCCATCTCACAATTCAAAGTAGCTATTCCGGCAACCGACAACCACATCATTCCCGATGCGGTGCTCTTTGTCAACGGTCTGCCCCTCGTAGTGGTTGAAGCAAAATCGCCTAAAATCACTGAGCCTATCCCCGAAGCAATTGACCAGCTGATGCGCTACAGCGAGCAACGTGGCTATGTAGGTGAAGGAAATCAGGAGCTGTTTGCCTATAACCAATTTCTCGTAGCCACCTGTCGCAACCAGGCCATGTTTGGTACCATCACTACGCATACCATCAAGTACTTCTACCGTTGGACAGACCCTTACCCCATGACGGTGAACGACCTGCAACACGGACAGTCTGCCCCCAACGACCAGCAGCGGCTTGTGGCTGGTATGCTAACTCTCCAAAATTTGCTCGACATCCTGCGTGTCTTCACCATATTCAAGACCGATGATAAGGGAAAGACCATCAAGGTGGTAGGGCGTTACCAACAGTTCCGTGCCGTGAAGAAAATGGCGGAGCGACTGAAAAAAGTCAAGAACAAGATAGAGCGTGGCGGCATATTATGGCACACGCAAGGTTCGGGTAAAAGCCTCACGATGATGTTCCTTGTTCGGCAAATGCGTATAGATGCCGAATTGGCCACATGGAAGATCGTGTTTGTGACCGACCGCACACAGCTCGAAGAACAACTGGGCGAAACGGGAACGGGCATAGGTTTGACTCTCCATAAAGCCGAATGCATTGACCCTCTCAACCCACCCAAAGGAAATAGTTTGAAAGAGTTGCTCAAAACCGATGGCAGCGACTTAGTAATGGCCATGATACACAAGTTTCAGGAAACTGGGGAACTCGGGAAAGGCATGGCTTTGTTTCCCGAACTCAATACGAGCGACAAGGTACTCATCATGACCGATGAAGCCCACCGCTCGCAATACTCTCTATTGGGAGCCAACCTCGACCGGGCATTGCCTAATGCAACCAAAATCGGTTTTACTGGTACACCAACTGCCAAGACTGAGCGTCTATACAAAGACTATATAGACCGTTATACCATGCGCGAAAGCATAGATGACGGCGTGACACTCGAAATCATCTATCAAGGCTTCACACACAATGCAGAAGTAGAAGATAAAACTGATGCAGACAAGAAGTTTGAAGATGTCTTCAGCGACTACAACCTTGTGGAGCGAATGCAAATACTCGGCTTCGGATCTCGTGATGCCTATCTTGACAGCGAGGTAACGATCCGCACCAAAGCCAAGAGCATGATGCAGCATTATGTGAGCCAAATATTCAGCGGAGGTTTTAAAGCACAGATTGTGGCCAACAGCCGCATTGCAGCCGCACGTTATAAAAAAGCCGTAGAAGATGCGCTGAAAGAAGAAATAGGCAAATTGGAGCAAGACAACCCTAACCATATAGATCTTGAAACTTTGCGGAAGGTACGAGCCGCTGTTGTCATTTCGGGCGACCGTAACGACCCGCCCGAAGTGAAACAGTATATCGACAAAACGTATCACGAGCGGAGTATCAAGTCCTTTAAACTGCCATTTGGCGCTGAAGACGAGGAAGACAACACAATCAAGGGCGATGTGGGAATCATTATCGTGTACAACATGCTCACCACCGGCTTCGATGCCCCCATTGAGCAGGTGCTGTACCTTGACAGAGTGATTATTGCCCATAATCTGTTGCAAACTATCGCCCGCCCGAACCGCAAAGGTCCGGAGGGCAAAGACTATGGCTTTGTTGTTGACTACGTAGGAATAGGCCACCATCTACGCGAAGCCATCCTCAAAACCGATGAAAAACAGCAACAGGTTGACAGTGGAGAGATTGAGAACATTATTGCAGCCATTGGCAACGAAGAACAGCTGTTGAAAGATTTGGCCGAAGCCCACAAAGCCATCATGCACTTCATTAAAGTGGAGCACGGTATAAACGACCTGACTGATGAAGATGCATTCTATGACCTATTCTATGATGAGACGATACGCGGCACATATATTGAGCTGTACCGTAAATTTTCGACAGCTTTCAATGCCCTGCTTCCTGCCAAAGAGGCTTTAAATTACTACGAAGATTGGGTGCAGCTTACCGAAATCAACGCATTGGCAATGAAGCACCTTGGTGATGGGCGGTTGAGTATGAAAGGTCTGCCACCCAAACTGTTGGCCATAGCTGATGCCTATTTGAAGAATAAGGGCATTGAGGAAACCGTGAAGCCAATATCCATCATGGATGAAGACTTCATGGAGGAAACCAAAAAGCGCAAGCGCGACAAGACCAAGGCCACACAAGTGGAGCATGCTATCCGTAATTTCATCGACATCAACATGGATGAAGATCCAGAGCTTTTCGCATCATTCTCAACAGCCATAGAAGAAATACTCAAAAACTTCAAAGGCAACTGGAAGAGAATTTATGACGAGCTGGAGAAGTTGCGCCAAAAGATATTGCAACGCCAACAAGAACCGACTTATGGACTTGATCGAAGGACTCAAATGCCATTCTTCCGTATATTCAAAGCCGTATTGTGGGATGACCGCGATTTAAACGAGGATGAAATCAGCCAAAACGTGGCATTGACCCAGGCCGTAGCATTGAAGCTCCAAACGGAAATTAAGTTAGTTGGCTTTTGGGACAACGTAATGGCTCAAAAAAGGCTGAAGGCAGACCTGCAAAACGAAGTGCTTTTGTCAAAGGACTTTTGTTCGTTGCCCGACATGATGCAGAAGTACAAGCAGGTGATAAGCCGTATAATGGAAGTAGCCCGAGCCAACCATAACCATCTCATAAGCCAATGA
- a CDS encoding M48 family metallopeptidase encodes MNYEIRYSSRRKTLGIVVERDGRVVVTAPEGIAATRIAAIVEQKRTWIEEKQKDARKYPEQPKKKEFVTGETLLYLGHPCPLVISKINFPGVAFRDGTFSISCHSQAKAYDLLKEWYKNRAWAVIDPLAREYATSLGVTYSECCIKEMHYRWASCTPKGNLCFNWRAIKAPINVIHYLVVHELAHLIEPNHTPKFWNIVAVQLPQYAQAKDWLAKNGNEIEIDF; translated from the coding sequence ATGAACTACGAGATAAGATACAGTAGCCGGCGTAAAACGCTGGGCATCGTGGTGGAACGCGATGGGCGCGTGGTTGTAACAGCTCCTGAGGGAATTGCCGCTACACGTATCGCAGCCATCGTAGAACAGAAGCGCACATGGATAGAGGAAAAGCAAAAGGATGCACGCAAATACCCCGAACAACCTAAGAAGAAGGAGTTTGTTACGGGAGAGACTTTGCTTTACCTCGGTCATCCATGCCCTTTGGTGATTTCTAAAATCAACTTCCCAGGTGTAGCGTTCCGTGATGGTACGTTCAGCATCTCATGCCATAGTCAGGCCAAGGCATACGACCTTCTGAAGGAGTGGTATAAAAACCGCGCGTGGGCTGTTATTGATCCATTGGCACGTGAATATGCTACGTCATTAGGCGTAACCTATTCAGAGTGCTGTATCAAAGAGATGCACTACCGCTGGGCTTCCTGTACGCCGAAGGGAAATCTTTGTTTTAACTGGAGAGCCATCAAAGCTCCGATAAACGTAATCCACTATCTTGTGGTGCACGAACTTGCGCATCTCATCGAGCCGAACCACACTCCAAAGTTTTGGAACATAGTAGCAGTACAGCTCCCTCAATACGCTCAAGCAAAGGATTGGTTGGCTAAAAATGGAAACGAAATAGAAATTGACTTTTAA
- the ispF gene encoding 2-C-methyl-D-erythritol 2,4-cyclodiphosphate synthase, which translates to MTCSYRIGSGYDIHRTTPDRPLILCGIRIPSPLGLLGHSDADVALHALMDALLGAIGQRDIGYHFPDTDERYRGADSTQLLATVMQMVREAGYQVVNADLTIIAQQPKLSSHIPQMIARLEELLDTPGVNVKATTHEHLGPLGNSEGIAAQAVVLLTR; encoded by the coding sequence ATGACCTGCAGCTATCGCATAGGCTCTGGCTACGACATACATCGCACCACGCCAGACCGACCGCTCATCCTCTGTGGCATACGCATCCCCAGCCCGCTGGGACTACTCGGTCACTCCGATGCCGACGTAGCGCTACACGCCCTGATGGATGCACTCCTCGGGGCTATCGGCCAGCGAGACATCGGCTACCACTTCCCCGACACCGACGAGCGGTACCGTGGTGCCGACAGCACGCAGCTCCTTGCCACCGTCATGCAGATGGTACGCGAAGCAGGCTACCAAGTGGTCAACGCCGACCTTACCATCATCGCTCAGCAACCTAAGCTGTCGAGTCATATACCGCAGATGATAGCGCGCCTCGAGGAACTACTCGACACCCCTGGCGTCAATGTCAAGGCAACGACCCACGAGCATCTCGGACCGCTAGGCAATAGCGAGGGCATCGCAGCGCAAGCCGTCGTACTGCTTACTCGCTGA
- the porV gene encoding type IX secretion system outer membrane channel protein PorV — MKLRNLRITALLLLALGSLTAHLTAQEVSQDRRFNPVLTSVPSLNINPSARAAGLADMGVSTTPDVQSQYFNPAKYAFLSSKAGTSMSYTPWLAKLVKDIKLMELVGYYKIGRESNQALSASVRYFSFGAIEQFGPMSESLGEAHPNEFAVDFGYGLQLSDSYSMAVALRYIRADNNLATGEKSAGNAFAADIAGFYNRYFDLGSAESLWTFGFNIKNIGTKISYDNGATSMFIPTNLSLGTGLLYPFDEYNALAFNVEANKLLVPTPPVKDQANPEAYDAARQKYLNTSSIAGIFTSWADAPGGFKEELQEVSLRLGAEYSYNNRFFLRAGYHYLHPDKGNLQYFTAGAGFKMNVFSIDASYLVSTVQSNPLDQTLRFTIAFDFDGIRELLK; from the coding sequence ATGAAACTTCGCAATCTACGCATAACCGCCCTCCTACTCCTAGCCTTGGGGTCGCTAACCGCTCACCTCACAGCACAAGAAGTGAGCCAAGACAGACGCTTCAATCCGGTCCTCACCTCAGTACCCTCGCTCAATATCAACCCAAGTGCCCGTGCTGCAGGTCTAGCCGATATGGGTGTCTCGACCACACCTGACGTACAGTCTCAGTACTTCAACCCCGCTAAGTACGCTTTCCTCAGTAGCAAGGCGGGTACCAGTATGTCCTACACACCTTGGCTCGCTAAGCTGGTCAAGGATATCAAGCTCATGGAGCTTGTCGGCTACTATAAGATAGGCCGTGAGAGCAACCAAGCACTCAGTGCCTCTGTACGCTACTTCTCCTTTGGTGCTATCGAGCAGTTTGGCCCTATGTCCGAGTCGCTCGGTGAGGCGCACCCCAATGAGTTTGCCGTAGACTTTGGCTACGGGCTACAACTCTCTGACAGCTACTCGATGGCGGTCGCTCTGCGCTACATACGCGCCGACAACAACCTCGCAACGGGTGAGAAGAGCGCGGGTAATGCCTTTGCAGCAGACATCGCAGGTTTCTACAATCGTTACTTTGACCTAGGCTCTGCCGAGAGCTTGTGGACCTTTGGCTTCAACATTAAGAACATCGGTACCAAGATCTCTTACGACAACGGTGCCACCAGTATGTTTATCCCGACCAATCTCTCGCTCGGTACAGGACTTCTCTACCCCTTTGATGAGTACAATGCGCTGGCCTTCAACGTGGAGGCAAACAAGCTCCTCGTCCCGACCCCTCCTGTCAAGGATCAAGCCAACCCCGAGGCGTACGATGCTGCTCGCCAAAAGTATCTCAACACCTCCTCCATCGCAGGTATCTTCACCTCGTGGGCTGATGCACCTGGCGGCTTCAAGGAGGAGCTACAGGAGGTCTCCCTACGACTCGGTGCTGAGTACAGCTACAACAATCGCTTCTTCCTACGTGCGGGCTACCACTACCTACACCCGGACAAAGGTAACCTCCAGTACTTCACCGCTGGTGCGGGCTTCAAGATGAACGTCTTCAGCATCGACGCCTCCTACCTCGTCTCGACTGTCCAGAGCAACCCGCTCGACCAGACGCTCCGCTTCACCATCGCCTTCGACTTTGACGGCATCCGTGAGCTACTCAAGTAA